The Zingiber officinale cultivar Zhangliang chromosome 2A, Zo_v1.1, whole genome shotgun sequence genomic sequence ccgcAAAAGTTATCCCAAAGCTGAGTTGGAGTGTGATAACTGGTCGAACTCACATaaatggtccaggcgcccggaaggggtccaggcgcccAAAAGTGGATAAACTTCGTGGATGAAGTTTCAACTAGAGATCACCACGTTAACAATGGTCCAAGCGCtcagaatgggcctatataagggtCTTCGACCAACAGATTCAGAACAACATCTTCTACGACTTTCATTCTTGTGTACTGCTCCGgaaaagctcctccgacaacttACGATCAAGATCTTCTTATTTTCTCTATTGTCGGTAACATTgtttttagttcttgtacttaacttttgTAATCATTCGAACTATTAGAGGATTACCGAATGAAAGCGCTCGACTACTGcagaccttggagtagaagtcgttgaaggctccgaacaaagtaaaatctacttgtgttagcgtgtgattattttttttccttctagtCTTTTTCTTTGCTGTGTAATTTACTCtcgattttaaaaaattgttattCACCCCTGCCCCCTCTAGTGACTTTACGATCCTACAATGCTAGCGGAAAAGCCCAaaccatgagagtaatggtggtccttcgtttgaggggaggattgttagaGATtaaatcaaagtcccacattagaaagatATGGAAAAGATTataggtttaaaaggatgtaagatatctctattgAAATGAGACATTTCGGATAGAGCccaatgttggaaccccaaggttgttttggtgtgatcaacaagttaagttaggtcatgtatttttctaaccttgtgtctaaatgtgtaggagtttaggagcacaagtagttgagcagaagacgcagctagcgagaatgacgacacgcggtgcgtccgagggacgaggcactgcggaagagtataccggcagacgagaaggaagcgtgcggtggtttcgagggacgagaagccagagcggaagactgctcgaggagcaagagatgtagttaccgagaaggtcggtacggggtgcgactgagggacgaagactacggatgaatacgctggcagacgagaaggaaccaCGTGGCAAttccgaggggcgagaagccggagcggaagcctactcgagaagatcggaagttggattcgggtgagccctattccggatggcagagatcacccaagcgagcgaaagacTCGGTCTAAGGCGAATGGAACCGGAGCAGGAGACTCAGGCTGGAAAAAGTGACTTTCccgcccagggcgcccggagcgtaccggggcgcccggagttgacttttgaccagattgagttttgacttgatctgaacgttgggggataaagttttattcccccAGGACGTtcggaaccctcagggcgccccaaccaaggctataaatatagccttggtccagaagcttttcaacaactcagagcaattcatttccaacgcttgtatgcttcagttttagattagcttctttgttttgcgctttcactgctgtaagaggcttctccgcccaaaggagatactAGTacgacattccttggattaataacctcattggttgtaatcaagtaaatccttttgcctcttcctttctttagtttttgttcaatttattttatgcaagtgttttgttgaaagttcgagaagggtatttttatttttgttttatagcgatattcaacccccttctagccggacGCCAATggttctacaagtggtatcagagccaaggcgcttcaggaggactaactgacAATCGAAGCAAacataatggccggaccaagcatccacccgccaaaatacgaaggggatttcgcaacctggaaaaaactgatgcaggtatttttcacaatagattttgatttaattttaacaatggaacttggctttgtagctccgagggtaaggaaaaatatcaatggacgaaaaaggagcaggctgactttGTGGCGAACAGTAAAGCAGAATATCATCtgttaagcgttcttccgccacaagaagtcaatcgaatcgggaactacgactcggcaaaggaactttaggagaagttccttgagctgtaCGAAGGAAtgtctgaagccaagctcgctagaagagatctatttcgcaatcagctcaccagcctatgacttggggaagacgagacagttgcgcatctgcactcaagaatcaaagagatcatcaccggactgtcgaatctcggagaaaatgtaagtaaccgagattcgttaaggtacgcgttaaattcgtttccgagaaattcaaaatggacatcactagtagatgccttttacatttcaaaagacttagaaaaaatttcattagaagaatttttctcgacttttgaagtgcacgaatcaagatgtgcaggttcgaaggagcccaagaacaacgtcgccctcaaagcttcgagagacgaacctgagtcgaaatcttctctcgatgacgaggaaatggtaatgatggtaagaagatcaagaaactttgtaaatctagatctactaaccatccacagggaaaaaagaaaaggacgaactcagaaattcacttccaacgcttgtgtgttgtaatttagagttaagcttctattttctgcgcttcaacgttgtaagaggcttctccgcctgaaggagtatttagtgcttcaacttccttggattaacaaccacatcggttgtaaccaagtaaatacttgtgcctcatcttttaatgttctatttattttctgcttattctttatgcaagtattagtttaagagttcgagaagggttggttttgttttgtgtttgcaggctatccaacccccccttctagccggccgcaacgctCCTACACCCAAGATCAAAGTCATGAGAGTTTagacctaaagtggacaatatcatatcattatagagatatgtgaatatccttCGTTCATAACACAATTTAACACACACATCAATAACACGAGCAACTCTAATTCAAATCTTTTCCTTAACATATCTAAATAACATGCCAACCTTGATGGAGAATTCTTCTCTTGGTTTAACTGAATAATATCAACTCAAATAAAGATAATACCCTAACATCAACTAAGCAAATTTTTAAATAGTCTAAAATCCTAACTATGTAAAAGATAAAAATAACCTTAATAAAAAAAAGACTAAAATCCTAGGGAGCCTCTGACAATACTTTAAACGATGTTTTTAGGGTGTAAGACTAGGATATCAAATGTAGATATCTGAACtaattttgatttgatatattacacATTCTGTGACCCAATCCGAATTAAAAATTATAGTcccaaaaatcaaaataatcccaaaactttaggcTTTGATATTCCGCATCACGCATCCCCCTTGCATCACTTAACCATACAATTGCACAATCCAttataaattagttaaaataaaaatagaataaaagaaaattaagataatttaattgatatgttaatgaactaaaaaaaaatctttccccACATAAAGGATCACTGTGTAGGATAAAATATTCTCATAATTTATTTGTCTATATCTTACCGAAAGGCTGATAATACTGAATCATTTAGGATGAGCGATATTCACTGCtcaacaaaaaaatagaaaagaaaaggaaatctcACATTCTCATTTTATATAATACCCTAATTCCTGTCATTAAAAACTAAAACCCTCTTTAATAAGGCGTGGCGCCTGTAAAACCATAACAGATCGCTCCTAATTAAAGCAAAAAACAGTTGGGATTCTCGCAACCAATCCCACTCACCTTAATTACCCTTTAAAATGCCCTCCACTCTTCCCTCAATCTCCATCCTCCCAATCCTATTGCACCTCTTCCTTTTTGCATGATCTTCAGGGAAATCAAAATGAGGAGAAATCTAAGAGAAACCGCAGCAACTCTCATTCTTGCATGTTTGACTCTCTTCTCCTTCAACACCGCCGCCATGGTGCGAGGCCAATTCAGCTACAAGGACGCCCTCACAAAGTCCATACTCTTTCTCGACGCTCAGAGGTCAGGGAAGCTCCCGCCCGACTCTCGGATTCCCTGGAGAGGCGACTCCGGCCTGGACGACGGAAAGCTCGGCAACGTTGGGCTTAGCTTCCTTCCTCCtaatatataatattaatctCATCGCCATTATCATTGATATAATTAATTGTTAGAATATAATTCTGTGTTTGATATATCGATCGTCGAGTGCAGGTGGACCTCGTCGGGGGGTTCTACGACGCAGGAGACAACGTCAAGTACGGACTGCCGATGGCTTTCACCGTCACGACCTTGGCCTGGACTGCGCTCGCTTTCGGCCCGGAGCTCCGTGCCGCCGGAGAAATGGAGAGTGTGCAGGACGCCATACGCTGGGGAACGGATTACTTCCTGAAAGCCAGTGCCAAGAAGAATCAATTATGGGTTCAGGTGGGAGAtccggtggccgaccatgacTGCTGGGTTCGGCCGGAGAACATGAAGACTCCGAGAACGCTTTACAAGATCGACGAGAAGACGCCGGGAACAGAGATCGCGGCGGAGACCGCCGCCGCCATGGCCGCCGCCTCCGTGGTGTTCAGGAAGCACAACCATACTTACTCCAGAAGCCTTCTTAACAAAGCAAAGCTGGTGAGGAGGATTTTCAGTACTATCAGTaacgtcttcttcttcctctctctctctaacgtctctctctctctcctcgcATGCAGCTATATGAATTTGCTAGGAATTACAAAGGGACCTACGATGGGGAATGCCCATTCTACTGTTCTTTCTCTGGTTATAATGATGAACTGCTGTGGGCAGCCTCGTGGCTCTACGTCGCCACCAAAAGCCCCAAATACCGAAGCCACATCAAAGAGGGCATATCCGCGAGCGTGGCCGAGTTCAGTTGGGACCTAAAGTACGCCGGCGCTCAAGTTCTCCTCACCGGCCTACACTTAACCGGACAGCTCGGGCTTAATGACTTCAAAACGCAAGCCGATAACTTCGTCTGTGCAGTGCTGCCTGACACTGCATTTCGACAGATCTACATTTCTCcaggtaattaattaattaattaattaatcaatagcaTTGTCTATATATATAATTAACTTGATGCAGGAGGACTGATTCATCTACGAGATGGAGCGAACACACAGTACGTGACCAGCACTGCCTTCTTACTCGACGTGTACGGTCGCATCCTGATGAAGAGCAACCAGACCGTGTCATGTGGGACCCAACGAATCGAACCCTGTCGGCTCGAGGAGTTCGCTAAGAGACTGATGGACTATTTGTTGGGGAGCAACCCGAGGGGGAGGTCTTACATGGTCGGGTTCGGGAAGAACTCGCCGACGCAGGCGCACCACCGCGGGGCGTCGGTGCCGGTGATGTCGGCGGAGGAGGGGAAGGCGGTCGCCTGCCCGATGAGCTTCGTGAAGTGGTTCAACAAGGACCAGGCCAACCCGAATGAGCTCACCGGGGCGATCGTCGGCGGGCCGGATCGGTACGATAACTTCAACGACCAGCGGTGGGAGTCGTCCATGCTGGAGCCCTGCACTTACATCAACTCGCTCGCCATCGGGCCGCTCGCAAGGCTCGCTGCTGTCGGTGGATCTTGCATGAGTTAGTTTGGCATGGTCGGAGAAGAAATTGCTGGATGTGGATCGCAGACTCCTGCGACTGCATTAGTTATGTTGCTTGaagcattatgaattaaaacaatTGAAAAGGATTCTGTCAAGGATTATTCTTAAAAGTAATTTACCAAATCACATAACTTTTTCTTAAAATACGCCTTCTTGTCTAAGGACATTTAAAATCTCATCTCAACAAATAGACAACGTTTTGTTTTATACATTTtgatagggatgtaaacgagtcgaATTGAATCGAAtaatattaggctcgagctcgattcgtttaaattatattcaggttcgagctcggctcgatctcGAATCGagattttatcacaaggctcgagctcggctcgttttagaattaacaagctcgcgaacagttcaagttcggctcgttattagctatatcaaagttaacgagcctaactcgttaagcgagctcgggctcattTAGAGTtcatttttggctcgttttacAACTCATTTTTTGACTCATTTTAAA encodes the following:
- the LOC122044188 gene encoding endoglucanase 8-like, with translation MKKKAQMDNKALNPLQCKLMKEELNRVEPFENAKDLWDKLVELHKETNDAKEEDKVTWDEESDVENQKHRNYLILMATRAKSESEKEQDDKSLELTWKRKILCHWSCWFLTDKGSSSMLRREIKMRRNLRETAATLILACLTLFSFNTAAMVRGQFSYKDALTKSILFLDAQRSGKLPPDSRIPWRGDSGLDDGKLGNVDLVGGFYDAGDNVKYGLPMAFTVTTLAWTALAFGPELRAAGEMESVQDAIRWGTDYFLKASAKKNQLWVQVGDPVADHDCWVRPENMKTPRTLYKIDEKTPGTEIAAETAAAMAAASVVFRKHNHTYSRSLLNKAKLLYEFARNYKGTYDGECPFYCSFSGYNDELLWAASWLYVATKSPKYRSHIKEGISASVAEFSWDLKYAGAQVLLTGLHLTGQLGLNDFKTQADNFVCAVLPDTAFRQIYISPGGLIHLRDGANTQYVTSTAFLLDVYGRILMKSNQTVSCGTQRIEPCRLEEFAKRLMDYLLGSNPRGRSYMVGFGKNSPTQAHHRGASVPVMSAEEGKAVACPMSFVKWFNKDQANPNELTGAIVGGPDRYDNFNDQRWESSMLEPCTYINSLAIGPLARLAAVGGSCMS